The DNA region AAATCAAAGATTATATTGAATAAAATTTGGTCGAATAACTAGTGTAAGCGTAGCCCGCCATAGGCATTGCTTCCAAAATACTACTATGCGATCGCCGAAATAACAAATGGAGTCGCCAATATAGCAAATGCGGCGCTCCCAATATAAGCGCGTTTTTAACAGTGGTGAAAAAGCTGTCCGCAGTCGCCTAAATTAGAGATAATATTTCCAACAGCAATAACTCTTAAAAGCCATGACTCAAGCTATACCCAAGCTAGTAACCTTTGAGGAATTTGTCGATTGGCTACCCGAAAATCGACGAGTCCGCTACAAACTACATAAAGGAGAAATTGTTGAAATGGCGCAACCAGTAGGGGAACATGAGGAAGTAAAGGGTTTTTTAGCAAGAAAAGTAACAGTTGAATTTGACCGATTAGACCTCCCCTACTTTATGCCCAACCAAGTTATAGTTAGACCTCCTGAAAAAGATTCGGGTTATTTACCAGATGTGTTGGTGCTAAATCGTGCAAATCTGGAAAACGAAAAATTATGGAAAAAAGAATCTACCGTTAGCTTGGGTGCATCAATACCTTTGGCAATTGAGGTTGTATCAACCAACTGGCGGGACGATTATTACTTAAAATACGCTGATTACGTTCGCGTAGCGTCTCGAAGAGAAGAGATGGGTATCCCAGAATACTGGATTGTCGATTATGCTGCCTTGGGTGGACGTAATTTTATTGGCAATCCCAAACAACCAACAATTACCGTGTGTAACTTGGTTGATGAGGAATATCAAATAAGTAAGTTTCGAGATAATGATCGCATTATTTCCCAAACTTTTCCTGAATTGAATCTTACCCCAAACCAGATTTTTCAGGCTGCTGTAGTATAGCGTTTATGTTTTGCTAATTCTGGAGTCCGTCCCTTCAAACCGATCATCAACTTCAGCATAAACACTTTTAATACAGGGACTCGCTGCAAAAACCATAAACCCAGGCGACGCACCACTACCACAGGTAAGAAGTTATTAGAAAACATCCGATCTAATAAATCTGTGAAACCTAAAATCGTCAGGTTTTCCAGCTTGCGCCAGCGTTCATAATCTTTAAGAATTTGAATGTCACCAATATCTTTACCCGCTTGGTGCGCTGTTTGGATTACTTGCGCCAAAGCTGCTGCATCTCGAATCCCCAGATTTAAACCTTGTCCCCCCACAGGATGGCAATTGTGCGCTGCATCACCAATTAATGCCAGTCGGGGGAGAACATAGCGATCGCTTTGCATGAGTTGTACCTGGAATACAAAGCGATCGCCTAGTAATTCCAATTTCCCCATCTGATCACCATAGCGACGGGTAAGTTCTGCCAAAAATTGCTCATCATCTAAGGCACATAAAGCTTTTGCTTCTTCGTGAGGCGCTGTCCACACAATGCGGCAACGGTTCCCTGGTAAAGGTAAAATCGCAAAGGGCCCGCTAGACCAAAATCTCTCGTAAGCGGTGTTATTGTGCGGCTTTTCTGGTTTGACAAATGCCACGATGCAAGACTGCCAATATTTCCAGCCAGAGGTTTTGATACCAGCAGCTTGACGAATTGGCGATCGCGCCCCATCTGCTGCTATCAGTAATTTGCTCTTGACTGAGTATAACTGATCGGCAACTTTAATATCTATCGCTACTATATCTTTCTGGTATTGCGTATTTACCACTTCAGCCGGACACAGATAAGTCACATTTGCACAATCTTGAACAAACTCTTGCAAAGGCTGCAACAGCGCTTGGTGTTCCGCCACATAACCCAATGCTGTATCTATATCATTTGTGGTAAATTCCACCACATTGGGATAATCGGCATCAGAAAGACGAACTCGGTAATATTTGGCTATTTGAGGCAACATTTTGTCCCAAACTCCAATTCCTTGGTAAATTAGCGACGAAAGCTGATGAACTGCATAAGCTTGTCCTTTAGCTACGGCTGCTGATGCCACTTTTGCTTCAATCAGCAAGATACTCAAGCCAGAATCTTTTAAAGCAGAGGCTAGAGTTAACCCAATAATCCCACCGCCGACAATTACCAAATCATATTCATATCCCCGCAAGTCTGGCGGTGTTGGTTGAGGGGAAATTTGCTCAAGCAGGGTCATTGTTAAGTTAGGTTACAGCGTCTTTTACTCTTATTTTGACGCGATCGCGCCCTGATGAGCAAGTTAATTAAAAAAACCCGTTGATTGGTAGGGATTTCAACGGGATTAAATCATAGAATCAGTTGTTTTTTCAGAGAAACCAATACTAAACTTGATTACATAGTTACTAGAAAGTTTTGTACATAATAATAACTATTTATGGGTTTTATGAGTTAGGTTTTTAGCGTTATGCTTGTAGTGTTTGTGATGTTTCAGTTGTTTAGCTTTGCTAGCTTTTGTGCTAGCAACATGGTGCATAGTTTTAGCTTGAGCTTGAGATGCAAAAACGGTTACAGGCGCAGCAAATACTAGAGCCAAAAGTAAAGCTTTAGCGAATTTATTCACTTGAAAATCCTCATCAACGAATCAACAATCTAACTATCTAATAGGTATATGTCGTCAGTTTGTAATTGATATGAATCTTTCATGTCTATTTTTACAACCGTCAAATATCGAAATTATAGAAAATACTTGGTTAAAAAATATTCATAGCCATAAAAGTTGCTAGTA from Nostoc commune NIES-4072 includes:
- a CDS encoding Uma2 family endonuclease, with translation MTQAIPKLVTFEEFVDWLPENRRVRYKLHKGEIVEMAQPVGEHEEVKGFLARKVTVEFDRLDLPYFMPNQVIVRPPEKDSGYLPDVLVLNRANLENEKLWKKESTVSLGASIPLAIEVVSTNWRDDYYLKYADYVRVASRREEMGIPEYWIVDYAALGGRNFIGNPKQPTITVCNLVDEEYQISKFRDNDRIISQTFPELNLTPNQIFQAAVV
- a CDS encoding FAD-dependent hydroxylase; translation: MTLLEQISPQPTPPDLRGYEYDLVIVGGGIIGLTLASALKDSGLSILLIEAKVASAAVAKGQAYAVHQLSSLIYQGIGVWDKMLPQIAKYYRVRLSDADYPNVVEFTTNDIDTALGYVAEHQALLQPLQEFVQDCANVTYLCPAEVVNTQYQKDIVAIDIKVADQLYSVKSKLLIAADGARSPIRQAAGIKTSGWKYWQSCIVAFVKPEKPHNNTAYERFWSSGPFAILPLPGNRCRIVWTAPHEEAKALCALDDEQFLAELTRRYGDQMGKLELLGDRFVFQVQLMQSDRYVLPRLALIGDAAHNCHPVGGQGLNLGIRDAAALAQVIQTAHQAGKDIGDIQILKDYERWRKLENLTILGFTDLLDRMFSNNFLPVVVVRRLGLWFLQRVPVLKVFMLKLMIGLKGRTPELAKHKRYTTAA